Proteins encoded within one genomic window of Phototrophicus methaneseepsis:
- a CDS encoding branched-chain amino acid ABC transporter permease, which translates to MSESVDSGPSESTRSRSAVRTWLTNQNATVFIAAVLVILFLWVFFVIEIEPRLFLEEGERARYAWDTFISQFIIGLAQGSIYALIALGYTLVYGILFMINFAHGEVFMAGAYIGFFAINAAEQSGFLESQTLLAILLTMGVAVLGSVIIAILLERIAYRPLRNAPRLVPLITAIGASITLQQLFLRLFGSSPRTYPRISLFVGQGMWGCEDADGTTVCQGIDLISQSYDVIIFNQEVRIRPFFFVILFVSLLLMSALWFFIQRTKTGKAMRAVAEDKDTASLMGINVDRTIVITFILGAALAGAGAVLFALYNRQVTPFMGFIPGIKAFTAAVLGGIGNVPGAVFGGLFLGVAESVLPSALGLPNQLKDVVAFGLLIVFMIFRPTGIFGEVLSKKKA; encoded by the coding sequence ATGAGTGAATCCGTTGATTCAGGCCCATCGGAATCTACAAGATCGCGCAGTGCTGTGCGTACTTGGTTAACAAACCAGAATGCGACTGTATTCATCGCCGCTGTGCTCGTTATCTTGTTTCTGTGGGTCTTCTTCGTCATTGAAATTGAACCTCGCCTCTTCCTGGAAGAAGGCGAACGAGCGCGTTATGCGTGGGATACGTTTATCAGCCAATTTATCATTGGGCTGGCACAAGGCAGTATCTACGCACTCATTGCCCTGGGCTATACGCTGGTCTATGGCATCCTCTTTATGATTAACTTTGCTCACGGCGAAGTTTTTATGGCAGGCGCCTATATTGGCTTCTTCGCCATCAATGCCGCTGAGCAATCCGGATTCCTGGAAAGCCAAACCCTACTCGCCATTTTGCTCACGATGGGCGTTGCTGTCCTGGGCTCTGTTATCATCGCGATTTTGTTGGAGCGCATCGCTTACCGCCCCTTACGCAATGCGCCACGACTCGTCCCCCTGATTACAGCTATTGGCGCGTCGATCACGCTGCAACAACTCTTTTTGCGGCTATTCGGCAGTAGCCCCCGCACCTACCCACGCATCAGCCTATTTGTGGGCCAAGGCATGTGGGGCTGCGAAGATGCCGATGGAACGACCGTTTGCCAGGGTATTGACCTCATCAGCCAGAGTTATGATGTCATCATCTTCAATCAGGAAGTCCGTATACGGCCCTTCTTCTTCGTGATTCTGTTCGTCTCATTGCTGTTGATGTCTGCGTTATGGTTCTTCATCCAACGCACCAAGACGGGCAAAGCCATGCGGGCCGTCGCAGAAGATAAAGATACGGCTTCGCTGATGGGCATCAATGTTGACCGGACAATCGTCATCACCTTTATTCTGGGTGCTGCGCTGGCTGGTGCTGGTGCCGTGCTCTTCGCCCTCTATAACAGGCAGGTGACGCCGTTTATGGGCTTTATTCCGGGCATCAAAGCCTTTACAGCGGCGGTATTAGGCGGCATCGGTAACGTACCCGGCGCAGTCTTCGGCGGCCTGTTCCTGGGCGTTGCGGAATCTGTTTTGCCTTCTGCATTAGGGTTGCCCAACCAGCTCAAAGATGTGGTTGCCTTCGGCCTCTTGATTGTCTTCATGATCTTCCGTCCGACAGGTATCTTCGGCGAAGTTCTCTCTAAGAAGAAAGCGTAA